In Dolichospermum flos-aquae CCAP 1403/13F, the following proteins share a genomic window:
- a CDS encoding PH domain-containing protein codes for MFKNMAMDALGLSDIGAVIKPEDFHKVDSDDYVIHEEGEKIYFLIKSKTDEYCFTNLALIHLDGNSAVSKKRLLKRFSYSHHIIKDVKLETAGTIDMDIEIKLIMGDISYSIDVAKIYIDPLKDLYKALLKIASIQRENALYYQYAQTSLNTAASTVSRSTTTSTSEEQFKSINQYAFNWLKYAHETYVRKDFGEVFEKFINN; via the coding sequence ATGTTCAAAAATATGGCGATGGATGCACTAGGTTTGAGTGATATTGGTGCTGTGATCAAACCAGAAGATTTTCATAAAGTTGATAGTGATGATTATGTGATTCATGAAGAAGGGGAAAAGATCTATTTTTTAATTAAGTCGAAAACTGATGAATACTGTTTTACTAACCTAGCGTTAATTCATCTAGATGGAAATTCTGCGGTTAGTAAAAAACGTCTACTCAAACGTTTTAGTTATAGTCATCATATTATTAAGGATGTGAAGCTAGAAACCGCAGGAACAATAGATATGGATATCGAAATCAAGTTAATAATGGGGGATATATCCTATTCTATTGATGTTGCTAAAATTTATATTGATCCTTTGAAAGACTTGTACAAGGCTTTACTGAAAATTGCCTCAATTCAACGAGAAAATGCTCTTTATTATCAATATGCTCAAACTAGTTTAAATACAGCAGCTAGTACAGTTAGTCGTTCAACAACTACATCAACTTCAGAAGAGCAATTTAAATCAATTAATCAGTATGCTTTTAATTGGTTAAAATATGCTCATGAAACTTATGTGCGGAAAGATTTTGGTGAGGTGTTTGAGAAGTTTATTAACAACTAG
- the rsmI gene encoding 16S rRNA (cytidine(1402)-2'-O)-methyltransferase, producing MQTEPKPGTLYIVATPIGNLEDMTFRAVRILQAVDMIAAEDTRHTGRLLQHFQVKTPQISYHEHNSHSRIPELLEHLQYGKAIALVSDAGMPGISDPGYELIKACIDNGITVVPIPGASAVITALSAAGLPTDRFIFDGFLPAKSQQRQKYLESLQGESRTLVFYESPHRLRDTLADLGTVLGSDRSLVIARELTKLYEEFWRGTIAEGITHYQDKEPQGEYTLLVAGNPPSKPQLTETELKNELLSMIKQGISRSQASREIAKDTGLSRRYLYQLALTIELSG from the coding sequence ATGCAAACTGAACCAAAACCAGGAACACTTTATATTGTCGCTACACCTATTGGTAATCTAGAAGATATGACTTTTAGAGCGGTGAGAATTTTGCAAGCAGTGGATATGATTGCGGCAGAAGACACACGCCACACAGGCAGATTACTACAGCATTTTCAGGTGAAAACTCCCCAAATTAGTTACCATGAACATAATAGTCATAGTCGCATTCCTGAATTATTAGAGCATTTACAATATGGTAAAGCGATCGCTTTGGTAAGTGATGCGGGAATGCCGGGAATTTCTGACCCAGGATATGAGTTAATTAAGGCTTGTATTGATAATGGTATCACTGTTGTGCCTATCCCCGGTGCAAGTGCTGTAATTACGGCTTTGAGTGCGGCGGGATTACCCACAGATAGGTTTATTTTTGATGGTTTTTTACCGGCTAAAAGTCAACAACGCCAGAAATATTTGGAATCTTTGCAAGGTGAATCTCGAACTTTGGTTTTCTATGAATCACCTCACCGATTGCGGGATACTTTAGCAGATTTGGGGACAGTTTTAGGCAGCGATCGCTCTCTAGTTATAGCACGGGAGCTAACTAAATTATACGAGGAATTTTGGCGAGGAACAATTGCCGAGGGGATTACCCATTACCAAGACAAAGAACCCCAAGGAGAATATACTCTTTTAGTAGCTGGAAATCCACCTAGTAAACCTCAACTCACAGAAACCGAATTAAAAAACGAACTATTATCAATGATTAAACAGGGTATTTCTCGTTCTCAAGCTAGTCGTGAGATAGCAAAGGATACGGGTTTATCTCGTCGCTATCTCTATCAACTAGCTTTGACAATTGAACTTAGCGGCTAA